The genome window CTGCTGATCTACATCTATTCCCTAGTTGTGTTCCCCCTGGTAGGGGTATCGGCTTATGCGGCCAGTATCTTGATTGGGATTGACTCCCCTGACCTTGTAAGCATGATCTTTATCAGCACTTCGGCGGGCCTGATCGCAGTTACAATCGTGAACCTGGTGGGATATTATGTTGCCATTACTGCCCATAAGCTCAGGCTGGACCCTGATAACCACAGCATTCCCATGATGTCCAGTATTGTAGATGCATCGGGTGCAATGTGCCTGGTGGCTGTGTTGATGTTAGTGGGCATGGTGTGAACAGGGGAATCGCAACTTTTAATTTATTGCAGTGGAAATACAGGGCAATGAAATTCGAAGTAATACCGGCAGTGGATCTTAGAGGTGGAAGATGTGTGCAACTGGTGCAGGGTATACCAGGGACCGAAATGGTCTCACTGGATGACCCCATTGCAGAGGCGCTCAAGTGGATCGATGAAGGGGCACAGACACTGCATCTCATTGACCTGGACGGTGCCATAGAGGGTGAAAGGGTCAATGCTCAGGTGGTTGAAAGGATAGTAGATGCCACTGATGTAAGGGTAGAAGTTGGCGGTGGTATACGCACTTCCCAGGATGTGGAGGCCCTGGTGAGTGTAGGTGTGGACAGGGTGATCATCGGCACTGCCGCTGTGAACGATCCCGATTTTGTCAGGGAGATGTCTGACCTTCACGGGAAGGGGCATATCATGGTCTCGCTTGATGCTAAAAACGGCAGGGTGACCACCCACGGCTGGGCAAAGACGTCCAATTTCTCACCCCCCGGACTGGGGCGGCAGCTGGAGATGGCGGGAGCGGGTAGTATCCTGTTCACTAATATCGATACCGAAGGACTGCTGCAGGGTGTGGATCCAATACCCACCCAGGAACTGGTTGAGGCTGTGAGCATACCAGTGGTGGCAGCGGGTGGGATCACGACAGTTGACGATGTCAGGATGATAAAGGAAACGGGTGCTGAGGCCGCAGTGGTTGGCAGCGCTCTGTACACAGGCCGGCTGAGCCTGCCAGAGGCTATTGCAGCGGCACATGGATAGGAGATGTGCGGCTTGGACCTGCGGCTTTATACTTAAAGAGTGATATTGTTATTGTTAAACTTGACTTTCAAAGAAGTGGTAAAAAACACTGCCAAGCAACCTAATCAATGTAGTCCCTATCAAAACATTAATCCGCAAGCAACCGATTTACCTACTTCCCCATAAATTTCCCCAAATCCAGCAAAGAGAACAACCTGGCTTGTTTTGCATCCATCTCCTCAACAACCAGATCAACCTTGCCACCTGTCTTCCCCTGCAGAAGAGCAACACGTATCCCCTCCAACTCCTCCACAAGCTGTCTGAGACTCAATCGGAGAT of ANME-2 cluster archaeon contains these proteins:
- a CDS encoding 1-(5-phosphoribosyl)-5-[(5-phosphoribosylamino)methylideneamino]imidazole-4-carboxamide isomerase; amino-acid sequence: MKFEVIPAVDLRGGRCVQLVQGIPGTEMVSLDDPIAEALKWIDEGAQTLHLIDLDGAIEGERVNAQVVERIVDATDVRVEVGGGIRTSQDVEALVSVGVDRVIIGTAAVNDPDFVREMSDLHGKGHIMVSLDAKNGRVTTHGWAKTSNFSPPGLGRQLEMAGAGSILFTNIDTEGLLQGVDPIPTQELVEAVSIPVVAAGGITTVDDVRMIKETGAEAAVVGSALYTGRLSLPEAIAAAHG